GTCTCAGGGTGATATATGAGAGTCATACAAGGCTTTATTCATCCAGCTGGTGGACTTTAATACTGGCATTTCAAGGAGTGGGAAAAGACCTATAGCTTGTTGTAGGGCTCTCTTACGTGCCCACAAACCAGCTTGTCTCCTTTTGCTGTATTAGTCAACTTGGTCTCTTTGGCAAACGAGTAAGGTTGCTTTCACATGTGTCTGTGATACATATTTACTGAATAATCACTAGCTATTACCTCCTTCAGGCTTTGTGGACTCACACTCTTTAGTTTAGCATAACCATATCTTtaactgtgaaatattttgctcCCAACCATTAAGAAGTCTGGATTGATTGTGTCATGAACTAGCATTTATTGATGCTGCTTGTAGTAGATCCCATCAGTTGAGCTATGAGAGCACATCCCACAGCTTGTAGTAAATACTTGTGCTGGTGACATTAAGAATTCAGGTAGTCTCTCCCATTGATTATTACAGACTTCAGCTGGCCATCTTCTTCTACTTCTTTTGTCTCGTGCCCATCCTCAATGATTTTCCGGGTGGTGATTGTCTTGCCATTGATCACTTCAGTAGTGGTTATCACTGTTCTAACACGATATGGCCcagctgtgttttcagcaaagAAGGAGGTGGTGTGCCTGCTGGGACAGAATGAATTCCATTGCACAAACGGCTCCCTGgaccttcctcctcttccactTGTGCTCTGCCAGTTTTCACCATTGATTCTGATGTCAAAAGAGTTCAAGAAAATACATGTAAATGGATACATCCCTCCAAAGACCTCTTCTTGATGGGAGAATCCATGATGGGAACCAAAGAAGCTGTTATAACCCACTGCGGCCCTTTCTCTGAGGGTTCTGCTCTCCTCAACAGACTTGTCATAGAGTGATCGCTTCTGAGGGTTGGACAAAATCTCGTATGCTTCAACAATTTCTTTGAATTTCTTCTCAGCTTCCTCCTTGTTTCCAGGATTCTTATCAGGATGCCATTTTAGTGCCAATTTGTGGTAGGATTTCTTAATATCATCCTGTGAGGCATTTTTTTGCAGTCCAAGGACCTTGTAGTAATCTGCCATCTCAGAGgaaagctggggtttttttggaagatGCCTGGTTATCTCTCTCCCACCAAGGCTGATCAGCATTCAGAGACTCCTGGACACCCAGTGACACTGCGCTCCTCACAGGTAGGAGATGTTCAGTCTGCCCCATGAGCTGCTCTGTCTGCTGCAGTACAAGGCCACCAAGAGCTGCTTGACCATAGACATTCTGTACAAACCTGTTGCTCACAAACCGTGAGATTGTGACCTCAGAGAGGGTTCAGCCAACCTTGGCTCAGTTGTCCGGACCACATTCCAGGGTGGAGTTGGTTGTCACTGGCCTTCTGTTTCCAAATGTAGATTATGCACATGATGTTGTAGCTGCTGGATGCAACAGTGCTGACTCAGCTGTGATGTAGGACTgccatagaatcataaaatggtttgggtgggaagtgACCATTTTTAAAGGTTATCTAATCCtttccccctgccatgggcagggtgtCCTCCCACTATAACTGGTTGCTTAATACCCCAACCAAactggtcttgaacacttccagggatgagccacccacagcttctgtgggcaatGTCTCACTGTTTTACCACCCTCATGACTTTTTCAGACTACTTTAGGCCTTAACCTGCCCTCAGATACTCAGTGTGGTTTCAAGTGCAATCCAGGGAAGTGTGGTATAGTCAGGTCATACTATTCCATGGGACATAGTTACCTATGGCAGCAGCTATAGGGAAGCTGCAGTTTGGCTACACATAGTTCAGAAAGACTGTTGATAAATCAGAGAAAGCCCAGGGAAAGGCTATAAAATGTAACTAAGGGACTGGAAAATATGCTCTGGAGGGAGAGACTTGGGGAAAGAGGAAGTTCAATGCCAGCTGCATCATAGTCAGCAAGAACCTCCATGGGAACAGAAATTCAGTGCCATAGGGATTTTCAGGCTGCCAGACAAAGCAGTTGGAAGATATCATTAGCcaaatttaaattcaaaatacattGTACATCCTTCTTTATGAAGATAGTGAATCACTAGAACTTCCCCATTTTTAAACCCTGAGTGggaatttttcttaaaatcatgATTAGATGGACATCATAATCTTTTCTGAATTTACAGACAAGACTAACACTTTCAGAAGAGCCTCATTTTCATGTTGGTAGTAAATTAAATTCCCAGAATTACCAACTTTAGCCTCTTTTCTATGTGCCTCTTTGGATATGTGTCCCAAGGTATGTACGCATGTACAACAGGGATGGCCCAGGAACTCGACACAAGCAATCAAACCTAGGGTTATCCTGCATCTGTTtctgttccttggatttgcCATTCTGGTGGGAAATACAATATCCTCAGAGGGAAACATGACATGAAGAAGCTCTCCAAGGAAGTGCCAATAATGAGAATTCATCTGTCTGTAACACAGGGTCATAAACACCTACTAATAGCAGCATATATTCCAGATCACTGCCCTCTTTTCCGTTATCCCACACTTTGGGAAGGAGTCA
This portion of the Prinia subflava isolate CZ2003 ecotype Zambia chromosome 14, Cam_Psub_1.2, whole genome shotgun sequence genome encodes:
- the DNAJB8 gene encoding dnaJ homolog subfamily B member 8, giving the protein MADYYKVLGLQKNASQDDIKKSYHKLALKWHPDKNPGNKEEAEKKFKEIVEAYEILSNPQKRSLYDKSVEESRTLRERAAVGYNSFFGSHHGFSHQEEVFGGMYPFTCIFLNSFDIRINGENWQSTSGRGGRSREPFVQWNSFCPSRHTTSFFAENTAGPYRVRTVITTTEVINGKTITTRKIIEDGHETKEVEEDGQLKSVIINGRDYLNS